Proteins from a single region of Salipiger sp. H15:
- the ihfB gene encoding integration host factor subunit beta produces the protein MIRSELIQKIAEENPHLYQRDVERIVNTIFEEITAAMAQGNRVELRGFGAFSVKQRDARQGRNPRTGEAVDVEEKCVPFFKTGKLLRDRLNGK, from the coding sequence ATGATCAGATCGGAATTGATCCAGAAGATCGCGGAGGAGAACCCGCATCTCTACCAACGAGACGTCGAGAGGATCGTGAACACGATCTTCGAGGAGATCACCGCGGCGATGGCCCAGGGCAACCGCGTCGAACTGCGCGGCTTTGGCGCCTTTTCCGTCAAGCAGCGGGACGCTAGACAGGGGCGGAACCCCCGCACGGGCGAAGCCGTTGACGTCGAGGAGAAATGCGTGCCGTTCTTCAAGACCGGCAAGCTTCTGCGGGATCGACTGAACGGGAAGTGA
- a CDS encoding gamma-glutamylcyclotransferase: protein MDTELHLTDAHVSRVFRDIPEGDAADRGWTRLDDAAIAAKAREILSQRPEGPLQVFAYGSLLWKPEFRPAASRRGRALGWHRSFCIELTSWRGTPEAPGLMMALMPGGDCTALLQEVPEDEVGTALEALVRREMPYVELSTSYSWIDVEAEAGPVRALTFYAPPKGERLRTDLTLEQTAAIIARACGHAGSNTEYLHRTVTALAAQGIHDAKLWRLQQLVAAEIDALD, encoded by the coding sequence ATGGATACAGAGCTTCACCTCACCGACGCGCATGTCAGCCGCGTGTTCCGCGACATTCCCGAGGGCGACGCCGCGGATCGGGGCTGGACCCGGCTGGACGATGCGGCCATCGCCGCCAAGGCCCGCGAGATTCTTTCGCAGAGGCCCGAGGGGCCGTTGCAGGTCTTTGCCTATGGCTCGCTGCTGTGGAAGCCGGAATTCCGCCCGGCCGCCTCGCGGCGGGGGCGGGCGCTCGGCTGGCACCGCTCCTTCTGCATCGAGCTGACCTCGTGGCGCGGCACGCCCGAGGCGCCCGGGCTGATGATGGCGCTGATGCCGGGCGGCGACTGCACCGCGCTGCTGCAGGAGGTGCCCGAGGACGAGGTCGGGACGGCGCTGGAGGCGCTGGTGCGGCGCGAGATGCCCTATGTCGAGCTGAGCACCTCCTACAGCTGGATCGACGTCGAGGCCGAGGCGGGGCCGGTGCGGGCGCTGACCTTCTACGCGCCCCCCAAGGGCGAGCGGCTGCGCACCGATCTCACGCTCGAGCAGACCGCGGCGATCATCGCGCGCGCCTGCGGCCACGCCGGCTCGAACACCGAGTACCTGCACCGGACGGTGACCGCGCTGGCCGCGCAGGGCATCCACGACGCGAAACTCTGGCGCCTTCAGCAGCTTGTGGCGGCGGAGATCGACGCGCTCGACTGA
- the ykgO gene encoding type B 50S ribosomal protein L36 codes for MKVANSLRSLKQRHRDCRVVRRKGRVYVINKTQRRFKARQG; via the coding sequence ATGAAAGTCGCAAACTCGCTCCGCTCGCTCAAACAGCGCCATCGCGACTGCCGCGTCGTGCGTCGTAAGGGCCGCGTCTACGTGATCAACAAGACCCAGCGCCGTTTCAAAGCCCGTCAGGGCTGA
- a CDS encoding LapA family protein has translation MKYIRYAFWAVLAVVLICVSLANRGPVTLNLLPAEMAELLGVQHTATVPVFIVILGGIIAGLLIGFVWEWLREHKHRAVAAQRKTEVRRLERQLKKTQDERDKDKDEVLAILDQSA, from the coding sequence ATGAAATACATTCGCTATGCCTTCTGGGCCGTCCTGGCCGTGGTGCTGATCTGCGTGTCGCTCGCGAACCGCGGGCCGGTGACGCTGAACCTGCTGCCGGCCGAGATGGCGGAGCTGCTCGGCGTCCAGCACACGGCGACGGTGCCGGTCTTCATCGTCATCCTCGGCGGCATCATCGCCGGGCTGCTGATCGGCTTCGTCTGGGAATGGCTGCGCGAGCACAAGCACCGCGCGGTGGCGGCACAGCGCAAGACCGAGGTGCGGCGTCTCGAGCGCCAGCTGAAGAAGACCCAGGACGAGCGCGACAAGGACAAGGACGAGGTCCTGGCGATTCTCGACCAGAGCGCCTGA
- the rpsA gene encoding 30S ribosomal protein S1 translates to MANATMEEFEALLSESFEMDTPEEGSVVKGKVIAIEAGQAIIDVGYKMEGRVELKEFANPGEAPEISVGDEVEVYLRAAENARGEAVISREMARREEAWDRLEKAYADDARVEGAIFGRVKGGFTVDLGGAVAFLPGSQVDVRPVRDAGPLMGLKQPFQILKMDRRRGNIVVSRRAILEESRAEQRAEVIANLTEGQTVDGVVKNITEYGAFVDLGGVDGLLHVTDMAWRRVNHPSEILTIGETVKVQVIKINKDTHRISLGMKQLQEDPWDLVAVKYPLSSVHSGRVTNITDYGAFVELEPGVEGLVHVSEMSWTKKNVHPGKIVSTSQEVDVMVLEIDAAKRRVSLGLKQTMRNPWEVFSETHPEGTEVEGEVKNITEFGLFIGLPGEIDGMVHLSDLSWDQRGEEAIQEYRKGDVVKAVVTEVDTDKERISLSIKALGGDKFADAVGGVKRGSIVTVEVTAIEDGGIEVEYEGMKSFIRRSDLSRDRAEQRPERFSVGDKLDVRVTNIDSKTRRLGMSIKAREIAEEKEAVEQYGSSDSGASLGDILGAALNRGE, encoded by the coding sequence ATGGCAAACGCAACCATGGAGGAGTTCGAAGCCCTCCTTTCCGAAAGCTTCGAAATGGACACCCCCGAAGAGGGGTCCGTTGTTAAGGGCAAGGTCATCGCGATCGAAGCGGGCCAGGCCATCATCGACGTCGGCTACAAGATGGAAGGCCGCGTCGAGCTGAAGGAATTCGCAAACCCCGGCGAAGCCCCCGAGATCTCGGTCGGCGACGAAGTCGAGGTTTACCTGCGCGCAGCAGAAAACGCCCGCGGCGAAGCCGTGATCAGCCGTGAGATGGCCCGCCGCGAAGAGGCATGGGACCGTCTCGAGAAGGCCTACGCCGACGACGCCCGCGTCGAAGGTGCGATCTTCGGCCGCGTCAAGGGTGGCTTCACCGTCGACCTCGGCGGCGCCGTTGCCTTCCTGCCCGGCTCGCAGGTTGACGTCCGCCCCGTGCGCGACGCCGGCCCGCTCATGGGTCTCAAGCAGCCGTTCCAGATCCTCAAGATGGACCGTCGCCGTGGCAACATCGTTGTCTCGCGCCGTGCGATCCTCGAGGAATCGCGCGCCGAGCAGCGTGCGGAAGTCATCGCCAACCTCACCGAAGGCCAGACGGTCGACGGCGTGGTCAAGAACATCACCGAATACGGTGCGTTCGTTGACCTGGGCGGCGTGGACGGCCTGCTGCACGTCACCGACATGGCATGGCGCCGCGTCAACCACCCGTCGGAGATCCTGACGATCGGCGAGACCGTGAAGGTCCAGGTCATCAAGATCAACAAGGACACCCACCGTATCAGCCTCGGCATGAAGCAGCTGCAGGAAGATCCGTGGGATCTGGTGGCCGTGAAGTACCCGCTGAGCTCGGTGCACTCGGGCCGCGTGACCAACATCACCGATTACGGCGCCTTCGTGGAGCTGGAGCCGGGCGTCGAAGGTCTGGTTCACGTGTCGGAAATGTCCTGGACCAAGAAGAACGTCCACCCGGGCAAGATCGTGTCGACCTCGCAGGAAGTCGACGTCATGGTTCTCGAGATCGACGCCGCGAAACGCCGCGTGTCGCTCGGCCTCAAGCAGACCATGCGCAACCCGTGGGAAGTGTTCTCCGAGACCCACCCGGAAGGGACCGAGGTCGAGGGCGAGGTCAAGAACATCACCGAGTTCGGTCTGTTCATCGGCCTGCCCGGCGAGATCGACGGCATGGTTCACCTCTCGGATCTCTCGTGGGATCAGCGCGGCGAGGAAGCCATCCAGGAGTACCGCAAGGGCGACGTGGTCAAGGCCGTTGTCACCGAAGTGGACACCGACAAGGAGCGCATCTCGCTCTCGATCAAGGCACTCGGCGGCGACAAGTTCGCTGACGCGGTTGGCGGCGTGAAGCGCGGCTCGATCGTGACCGTCGAAGTGACCGCGATCGAAGACGGCGGCATCGAGGTGGAATACGAAGGCATGAAGTCCTTCATCCGCCGCTCCGACCTGTCGCGTGACCGCGCAGAGCAGCGCCCCGAGCGCTTCTCGGTCGGCGACAAGCTCGACGTCCGCGTCACCAACATCGACAGCAAGACCCGTCGTCTGGGCATGTCGATCAAGGCACGCGAGATCGCCGAAGAGAAGGAAGCCGTGGAACAGTACGGCTCGTCCGACTCGGGTGCATCGCTCGGCGACATCCTCGGCGCGGCCCTGAACCGCGGCGAGTAA
- a CDS encoding phosphoribosylanthranilate isomerase, producing the protein MDIHVKICGLRTPRDVAVAAEAGARYAGFVFFPRSPRAVSVAEARELALSAPVGLAKVALVVDAEDALLDAICGAVPLDMLQLHGRESIARVGQIRARYGLPVMKAVGVASEADLPSLEAYGKVADQLLVDAKAPKDSVLPGGNGLAFDWRLVAGRRWPVPWMLAGGLTPDNVAEAVRLTGARQVDVSSGVESAPGEKSPELIRAFLRAAQAVAAEPEVPRL; encoded by the coding sequence ATGGACATTCACGTGAAGATTTGCGGGCTGCGCACGCCCCGGGACGTGGCGGTCGCGGCAGAGGCCGGGGCGCGCTACGCGGGCTTCGTCTTCTTCCCCAGGAGCCCGCGCGCGGTGAGCGTGGCCGAGGCGCGCGAGTTGGCGCTCTCGGCGCCCGTGGGGCTCGCCAAGGTGGCACTGGTGGTGGATGCCGAGGACGCGCTGCTCGACGCGATCTGCGGCGCCGTGCCGCTCGACATGCTGCAGCTCCATGGCCGCGAGAGCATCGCGCGTGTGGGGCAGATTCGCGCCCGCTACGGGCTGCCGGTGATGAAGGCGGTGGGGGTGGCCTCGGAGGCCGACCTGCCGTCCCTCGAGGCCTATGGCAAGGTGGCGGACCAGCTTCTGGTCGATGCCAAGGCGCCGAAGGATTCGGTGCTGCCGGGCGGCAACGGGCTGGCCTTCGACTGGCGGCTTGTCGCCGGTCGCCGCTGGCCGGTGCCGTGGATGTTGGCAGGCGGGCTGACGCCGGACAACGTGGCAGAGGCGGTGCGGCTCACCGGGGCGCGGCAGGTGGACGTGTCGTCGGGGGTCGAGAGCGCACCGGGCGAAAAATCGCCGGAATTGATTCGGGCCTTCCTGCGCGCGGCGCAGGCCGTTGCGGCGGAGCCCGAGGTGCCGCGGCTCTGA
- a CDS encoding N-formylglutamate amidohydrolase: protein MPKVAYHLDLPETPSSAVVFASPHSGRDYPWSFLRGTILDETLIRSSEDAFVDRLFDCAPQFGAPLLRAGAPRAFIDLNRAADELDPALIEGVRRAGHNPRVASGLGVVPRVVANGRAIYCGKLPLAEAERRIGLYWRPYHARLQSLLDSAKSQFGESILIDCHSMPHEAVDSVLRKNGERPEIVLGDRFGASAAPEIVELVEQAFRRAGLVVARNAPFAGAFTTQNYGRPSRRQHAIQIEIDRALYMDEASIRPSANFHAFRRLLRGVIAEVAAIGHRDQRLAAE from the coding sequence ATGCCCAAAGTCGCTTATCACCTCGATCTGCCTGAAACGCCGAGCTCGGCGGTGGTTTTCGCCTCTCCGCATTCGGGACGCGACTATCCTTGGAGCTTCCTGCGCGGGACGATTCTCGACGAGACCTTGATTCGATCCTCCGAGGACGCCTTCGTCGACCGGCTCTTCGATTGCGCGCCGCAGTTCGGGGCGCCGCTGCTGCGCGCCGGGGCGCCGCGGGCCTTTATCGACCTCAACCGTGCCGCGGACGAGCTTGACCCCGCGCTGATCGAGGGCGTGCGCCGCGCCGGGCACAATCCGCGCGTGGCAAGCGGGCTGGGGGTCGTGCCGCGGGTCGTGGCCAATGGCCGGGCGATCTATTGCGGCAAGCTGCCGCTGGCCGAGGCAGAGCGCCGCATCGGGCTCTACTGGAGGCCCTACCACGCCCGGCTGCAGTCGCTGCTCGACAGCGCCAAGTCTCAATTCGGCGAATCGATCCTGATCGACTGCCACTCCATGCCGCACGAGGCGGTGGACAGCGTCCTGCGCAAGAACGGCGAGCGGCCGGAGATCGTGCTGGGCGACCGTTTCGGCGCCTCTGCGGCCCCGGAGATCGTCGAGCTGGTCGAGCAGGCCTTCCGCCGCGCCGGGCTCGTGGTGGCGCGCAATGCGCCCTTTGCCGGGGCCTTCACCACGCAGAACTACGGCCGCCCCTCGCGGCGCCAGCACGCGATCCAGATCGAGATCGACCGGGCGCTCTACATGGACGAGGCCTCGATTCGGCCGAGCGCGAATTTCCACGCCTTCCGGCGGCTGCTGCGCGGGGTGATCGCCGAGGTCGCCGCCATCGGGCACCGCGACCAGCGGCTCGCGGCGGAATAG
- a CDS encoding GAF domain-containing protein, which translates to MTQSRVPAQRHADRVVETANDPAAAARSRLAASWRRSLAHHGLDPARQDGVHRITESDLTERRDRAAQLLRIAAPKLDALYQMVGSSGCGVLLTDAEGVVLDLRAASGDLGVFRAWGLCPGSDWSEASEGTNGIGTCIAEARRVVIHRDEHFHARNIAMSCMDAPIFGPEGELIGALDVSSARADQTEAFNRLIAAMVAQTARQIEADAFRAAFPEARIIVADAEESEASVLLAVDGDDLVQGATRAARRSFGLESSGPLLARPASDLFGRDDGPSGFERAERAAMVRALARAQGNVSEAARMLGVGRATFYRRMKKLDLPH; encoded by the coding sequence ATGACCCAGTCCCGAGTTCCCGCCCAGCGCCACGCCGACCGCGTCGTCGAGACGGCGAACGATCCCGCCGCCGCGGCGCGCTCGCGGCTCGCCGCCTCCTGGCGCCGCTCGCTGGCCCATCACGGGCTCGACCCGGCGCGGCAGGACGGGGTGCACCGGATCACCGAGTCGGACCTCACCGAGCGCCGCGACCGCGCGGCGCAGCTGCTGCGCATCGCCGCGCCGAAGCTCGACGCGCTCTACCAGATGGTCGGCAGCTCGGGCTGCGGCGTGCTGCTCACCGACGCCGAGGGCGTGGTGCTCGACCTGCGCGCCGCCTCGGGCGATCTCGGCGTGTTCCGCGCCTGGGGGCTCTGCCCCGGCTCGGACTGGTCCGAGGCCTCGGAGGGCACCAACGGCATCGGCACCTGCATCGCCGAGGCGCGGCGCGTGGTGATCCACCGCGACGAGCATTTCCACGCGCGCAACATCGCCATGAGCTGCATGGACGCACCGATCTTCGGCCCCGAGGGCGAGCTGATCGGCGCGCTCGACGTCTCGTCGGCCCGCGCCGACCAGACCGAGGCCTTCAACCGGCTGATCGCCGCCATGGTCGCCCAGACCGCCCGGCAGATCGAGGCCGACGCCTTCCGCGCCGCCTTTCCCGAGGCGCGCATCATCGTGGCCGATGCCGAGGAGAGCGAGGCCTCGGTGCTGCTGGCGGTGGATGGCGACGACCTGGTGCAGGGCGCGACCCGCGCGGCGCGGCGCTCCTTCGGGCTGGAAAGCAGCGGCCCGCTGCTGGCGCGTCCGGCCAGCGACCTCTTCGGCCGCGACGACGGCCCCTCGGGCTTCGAGCGCGCCGAGCGCGCCGCCATGGTGCGCGCCCTCGCCCGGGCGCAGGGCAATGTCTCGGAGGCCGCGCGCATGCTCGGCGTCGGGCGGGCCACCTTCTACCGGCGGATGAAGAAGCTCGATCTCCCCCACTAG